A window of the Streptococcus sp. 116-D4 genome harbors these coding sequences:
- a CDS encoding DUF3270 domain-containing protein, whose translation MPVRKLQSYEVDHQEELNHQVPRYQDYTPEAQSDANLKEILFFVNIAVFCICVAIFSFIFLALKLSTALAFVAAIGSSLLVLKVQRSIIKRKRRR comes from the coding sequence ATGCCCGTAAGAAAATTACAATCCTATGAGGTAGACCATCAAGAAGAATTAAACCATCAGGTTCCTCGCTATCAAGATTATACACCTGAAGCGCAATCTGATGCCAACCTCAAGGAAATCCTATTTTTTGTTAATATCGCTGTTTTTTGTATTTGTGTTGCTATCTTTAGTTTTATCTTTTTAGCATTAAAATTATCAACTGCTCTTGCCTTTGTTGCAGCAATCGGATCCAGTTTACTTGTCTTAAAAGTTCAACGATCTATTATCAAACGAAAACGTAGAAGATAA
- a CDS encoding ABC transporter permease, which produces MYLAIKEIVQNKLRYSLILTTIFLITFMVFFMTSLALGLVRNNRAAIDNWQATGVVLSDYANDNLTASFIPEKDYKDKSSEEAAPLGYMFAVTNLVDGSEKVNVSIFAQDWDAFISPSLTEGRYPERDDEVVVDQSFENYGMKLGDAIQLNGSETGYKIVGLTQGNKFFTEPVVFTSLTTYWTLQGTLKANRSISALVLKNDIEVAGDGLKQISIPKMISKIPGYTPQVNVFSGMILAMIVITGLIVGIFVYIITIQKLGLYGIMRAQGIQIKTIVWSLFCQIFLLAGMGIALALLAIGGVILVLPATFFFYPSWIAYSVLSLVISLMALLGGVISLPRLLKVDPITAIAE; this is translated from the coding sequence ATGTATCTTGCTATCAAAGAAATAGTACAAAACAAACTTCGATATAGTTTGATTTTAACTACCATTTTTCTTATCACTTTCATGGTCTTTTTTATGACCAGTTTAGCTCTTGGTCTTGTGCGAAACAACCGAGCCGCTATTGATAATTGGCAAGCGACAGGTGTGGTTTTATCTGACTACGCAAATGATAATTTGACAGCATCCTTTATTCCTGAAAAGGACTACAAGGATAAGAGTTCAGAAGAGGCTGCTCCATTGGGCTATATGTTCGCTGTAACCAATCTAGTCGATGGTAGTGAAAAGGTTAATGTTTCCATTTTTGCTCAAGACTGGGACGCTTTTATCTCACCTAGTTTGACGGAGGGTCGTTATCCTGAAAGAGATGATGAGGTTGTCGTGGATCAGTCCTTTGAGAATTATGGAATGAAGCTAGGTGATGCCATTCAACTCAATGGAAGCGAGACAGGTTACAAGATTGTAGGTCTGACTCAAGGAAATAAATTTTTCACTGAGCCTGTTGTCTTTACGAGTCTGACAACTTATTGGACCTTACAAGGAACCTTGAAAGCCAATCGTTCCATCTCTGCCTTAGTATTGAAAAATGATATAGAAGTGGCTGGCGATGGACTGAAACAGATTTCTATTCCAAAAATGATATCGAAAATTCCTGGTTATACACCTCAGGTTAATGTATTTTCAGGAATGATTCTTGCTATGATTGTTATCACAGGCTTGATTGTGGGGATTTTTGTTTATATCATTACCATTCAAAAACTAGGACTTTATGGAATAATGCGAGCTCAGGGAATACAGATCAAAACCATTGTATGGTCTCTGTTCTGTCAAATCTTCCTCCTAGCTGGTATGGGGATTGCTTTAGCCTTGCTGGCTATTGGCGGAGTGATTTTAGTCTTACCAGCTACCTTCTTTTTCTACCCAAGTTGGATAGCCTATTCTGTCCTAAGCTTGGTAATTTCCTTGATGGCCCTTCTAGGTGGTGTCATTTCACTTCCACGCTTGCTAAAGGTGGACCCGATTACTGCGATTGCAGAATGA
- a CDS encoding ABC transporter ATP-binding protein, with translation MTALIEMTQVIKTYGEGKMKVVALHETNFQLNAGEFVAIVGPSGSGKTTFLTTLGQLQEASSGKILVKGKETGSLTEKEKTDLRFREFGFILQASNLIPFLTVKEQLDLIDRLDKGKNSKSDRKELFDLLDLEKVQDQYPKSLSGGERQRAAIARALYNNPSIVLADEPTASLDTQRAYQVTEMLAAIAHEQGRGVVMITHDTRLLDKVDRVYVMNDGHLVEKTHA, from the coding sequence ATGACAGCATTGATTGAAATGACTCAAGTGATAAAAACCTACGGGGAAGGAAAGATGAAAGTCGTAGCCCTGCATGAGACGAATTTTCAGCTAAATGCAGGAGAGTTCGTGGCTATCGTCGGACCTTCTGGCTCTGGAAAGACGACCTTTCTAACGACTCTAGGTCAACTTCAGGAAGCATCGAGTGGAAAGATTTTGGTAAAGGGGAAGGAAACAGGAAGTTTGACGGAGAAGGAGAAAACAGACCTCCGTTTTAGAGAGTTTGGCTTCATTCTTCAGGCTTCTAACTTAATTCCTTTTCTTACTGTCAAGGAACAGCTGGATTTGATTGACAGACTGGACAAAGGAAAAAATAGTAAAAGTGATCGAAAAGAGTTATTTGACTTGTTGGATTTAGAAAAGGTACAAGATCAGTATCCCAAGTCTTTATCAGGTGGAGAACGTCAACGGGCTGCAATTGCTAGAGCACTTTATAACAATCCAAGTATCGTGCTTGCAGACGAGCCAACAGCCAGTCTGGATACCCAGCGTGCTTACCAAGTAACGGAGATGTTGGCTGCCATTGCCCATGAACAAGGAAGAGGAGTTGTCATGATTACACATGATACACGCCTTCTTGATAAGGTTGACCGTGTTTATGTTATGAATGATGGCCACCTAGTTGAAAAAACACATGCATAA
- a CDS encoding peptidase U32 family protein: protein MEKIIITATAESIEQIEQLLEAGVDRIYVGEKDFGLRLPTTFSHDQLREIAELVHNAGKKLIVAVNALMHQDMMDCIKPFLDFLEEIKTDYITVGDAGVFYVVNRDGYSFKTIYDASTMVTSSRQINFWGQKAGASEAVLAREIPSAELFKMPEILEIPAEVLVYGASVIHHSKRPLLQNYYNFTHIDDEKTRKRDLFLAEPSDPESHYSIFEDNHGTHIFANNDLDLMTKLTELVEHGFTHWKLEGLYTPGQNFVEIAKLFIQARSSIQEGNFSHDQAFLLDEEVRKLHPKNRFLDTGFYDYDPDMVK, encoded by the coding sequence ATGGAAAAGATTATCATTACAGCAACTGCTGAAAGTATTGAACAAATTGAACAACTACTCGAGGCTGGCGTAGACCGTATCTATGTCGGTGAGAAAGATTTTGGCCTTCGTCTGCCAACGACCTTTAGTCATGACCAATTGCGTGAAATCGCTGAGCTAGTTCATAATGCTGGTAAGAAATTGATTGTTGCAGTCAATGCCCTCATGCACCAAGATATGATGGACTGTATCAAGCCTTTCTTAGATTTCTTGGAAGAAATCAAGACAGACTATATTACAGTAGGAGATGCGGGTGTCTTTTACGTGGTCAATCGCGATGGTTATTCCTTTAAAACCATCTATGATGCTTCGACTATGGTAACTAGCAGTCGTCAGATCAACTTCTGGGGCCAAAAGGCTGGTGCGTCTGAGGCTGTTTTGGCGCGTGAAATTCCATCAGCTGAACTTTTCAAAATGCCAGAGATTTTGGAAATTCCTGCTGAAGTTTTGGTGTATGGCGCTAGTGTTATTCACCATTCCAAACGTCCGCTCTTGCAAAACTACTATAACTTTACGCATATCGATGATGAAAAGACGCGTAAGCGTGATCTTTTCTTGGCTGAGCCAAGTGACCCAGAGAGCCACTATTCCATTTTTGAAGACAATCATGGTACCCACATCTTTGCCAACAATGACCTTGATTTGATGACAAAATTGACAGAATTGGTAGAGCATGGCTTTACTCACTGGAAACTAGAAGGGCTCTACACTCCTGGTCAGAACTTTGTTGAGATTGCAAAACTCTTTATCCAAGCACGTAGCTCAATCCAAGAGGGTAACTTTAGCCATGACCAAGCCTTCTTGCTGGATGAAGAAGTGCGTAAACTTCACCCTAAAAACCGTTTCCTTGATACAGGATTTTATGACTACGATCCTGATATGGTTAAATAA
- a CDS encoding bifunctional DnaQ family exonuclease/ATP-dependent helicase: MKTIGNRYVVVDLEATSTGSKAKIIQVGIVVIEDGKIVDHYTTDVNPHEPLDAHIKELTGLTDQRLAQAPDFSQVARKIFDLVEDGIFVAHNVQFDANLLAENLFFEGYELRNPRVDTVELAQVFFPELEKYSLPILCRELGISLKHAHTALSDAQATAELLLFLREKMLQLPKGLLERLLEMADALLYESYLVIEEIYRSQSILSAPNLVEVQGLYFKKTVAPLEPRKLSQDFSKNISLLNLEVRERQESFAKEVGSLLKDEPVSLIQAPTGIGKTYGYLLPALSQAKERQIVLSVPTKILQNQIMEEEGKHLKDVFHIDIHSLKGPRNYLKLDAFYRSLQENDENRLFRRFKMQLLVWLTETQTGDLDEIGQLYRYQHFLTDLRHDGNLSSESLFVTEDFWKRSQERAQTCKLLVTNHAYLVTRLEDNPEFVSNRLLIIDEVQKILLALENLLQETHDIQSIIDLLDKALLEEQNMVQQRILESIRFECLYLIEQFQSGKSRTTILDSLANLNQYFSELEVEGFEELVRYFTAERDYWLEATETSQKKIQISSTKSGRILLSSLVPNSCQVLGVSATLEISQRVSLADLLGYPEAKFVKIEARRKQEQEVVLVKDFPLVTETSLEVYAKEVANLLMDVQAFQQPILVLFTAKDMLLAVSDMLSVSHLAQYKNGDVYQLKKRFEKGEQQILLGAGSFWEGVDFSSHPFVIQVIPRLPFQNPQEPLTKKINQELNQEGKNAFYDYQLPMAIIRLKQALGRSMRREHQRTLTLILDRRIVGKRYGKQIVTSLAKEATVKTVSQSEVDETIDKFLNEL, encoded by the coding sequence ATGAAAACGATTGGTAATCGCTATGTTGTGGTTGATTTAGAGGCAACTAGCACAGGTAGTAAGGCTAAAATTATCCAAGTGGGAATTGTTGTGATTGAGGACGGAAAAATCGTTGATCACTATACGACGGATGTCAATCCACATGAACCCTTGGATGCTCATATTAAAGAATTGACAGGGCTAACTGACCAACGTCTGGCCCAAGCACCTGATTTTTCGCAAGTTGCCAGAAAAATCTTTGACTTGGTGGAGGATGGGATTTTTGTAGCCCATAATGTTCAGTTTGATGCTAATCTCTTAGCCGAAAATTTATTTTTTGAAGGCTACGAGCTAAGAAATCCCCGTGTTGACACGGTCGAATTGGCCCAGGTATTTTTCCCTGAACTGGAAAAATATAGCTTACCGATATTGTGTCGAGAATTAGGAATTTCTCTAAAACACGCTCATACAGCCCTTTCAGATGCCCAAGCTACAGCAGAATTACTTCTTTTTTTACGAGAAAAAATGCTTCAACTTCCTAAAGGACTCTTGGAACGCTTGCTGGAAATGGCTGACGCTCTCTTATACGAGTCTTACCTGGTTATTGAAGAAATTTATCGCAGTCAATCTATCCTGAGTGCTCCAAACTTGGTAGAAGTTCAAGGACTCTATTTCAAGAAAACTGTAGCTCCTCTGGAGCCACGAAAACTATCGCAAGATTTTTCTAAAAATATTTCTTTGTTGAACCTTGAAGTGAGGGAACGACAAGAAAGTTTTGCTAAAGAGGTTGGCTCGCTATTGAAAGATGAACCTGTCTCTCTGATTCAAGCGCCGACAGGGATTGGAAAAACCTATGGCTATCTCTTACCCGCTTTATCTCAAGCCAAAGAGCGACAAATTGTTCTTAGTGTTCCGACAAAGATTCTTCAAAATCAAATCATGGAAGAAGAAGGTAAACATCTTAAAGATGTGTTCCATATAGATATCCATTCTTTAAAGGGACCACGCAATTATCTGAAGTTGGATGCCTTTTATCGTTCCTTGCAGGAAAATGATGAAAATCGCTTATTTAGACGTTTTAAGATGCAACTCTTGGTCTGGCTGACTGAGACACAGACAGGAGATTTGGATGAAATCGGGCAACTCTACCGTTACCAACATTTTCTGACTGATCTTCGTCATGACGGGAATTTATCCTCTGAAAGCTTATTTGTGACGGAAGATTTTTGGAAACGTAGTCAAGAAAGGGCACAAACTTGCAAGCTTTTAGTGACCAATCATGCCTATCTTGTAACCAGACTGGAAGATAATCCTGAATTTGTCAGCAACCGTTTATTGATTATTGATGAAGTTCAAAAGATTTTGTTGGCTCTAGAAAATCTGCTTCAAGAGACTCACGATATCCAGTCTATTATCGATTTGCTTGATAAGGCTTTACTGGAGGAGCAAAATATGGTTCAGCAACGAATACTAGAAAGTATTCGCTTTGAGTGCCTCTACTTGATAGAACAATTTCAGTCTGGAAAATCTAGGACAACTATCTTAGATTCTCTTGCCAATCTCAACCAGTATTTTTCGGAATTAGAAGTAGAAGGCTTTGAAGAGCTGGTTCGCTATTTTACAGCTGAACGAGATTACTGGCTTGAAGCAACTGAAACGAGTCAAAAGAAAATTCAGATTTCTTCTACAAAATCAGGTCGTATTCTTCTATCTTCTTTAGTACCTAATTCATGTCAAGTTTTGGGAGTGTCGGCTACTCTTGAGATTAGTCAGAGAGTTTCTTTAGCAGACCTTCTAGGCTATCCTGAAGCCAAATTTGTCAAGATTGAAGCTCGGAGAAAACAGGAGCAAGAAGTGGTCCTGGTCAAAGATTTTCCTCTGGTGACAGAAACCTCCTTAGAAGTTTACGCCAAAGAGGTAGCTAATTTGCTGATGGATGTTCAAGCTTTCCAACAACCGATCTTAGTTCTCTTTACTGCTAAAGACATGCTTTTAGCAGTTTCAGATATGCTTTCTGTAAGCCACTTGGCCCAGTATAAAAATGGGGATGTTTATCAGCTTAAGAAACGCTTTGAAAAAGGTGAACAACAAATCTTGCTTGGTGCAGGAAGTTTCTGGGAGGGAGTTGATTTTTCAAGTCATCCTTTTGTGATTCAAGTTATACCAAGACTTCCTTTCCAAAATCCTCAAGAGCCCTTAACGAAAAAGATTAATCAGGAACTGAATCAAGAAGGAAAAAATGCCTTTTATGATTATCAATTGCCAATGGCCATTATTCGTTTAAAGCAAGCTTTGGGAAGAAGTATGCGACGCGAACACCAACGTACCTTAACTCTTATTTTGGATAGGAGGATTGTCGGAAAACGATATGGCAAACAAATTGTGACTTCTCTAGCAAAAGAAGCGACTGTTAAAACCGTCTCTCAATCCGAAGTTGATGAGACAATTGATAAATTTTTAAATGAACTTTGA